The following proteins are co-located in the Siansivirga zeaxanthinifaciens CC-SAMT-1 genome:
- a CDS encoding O-antigen ligase family protein, translating to MQNNYFKILGIHVIIGIVIYYSRAIGDLYFFSMVVYLFYRITNAPQSLKPYEVVMACTYVLASEVILRMTNSSLFYEASKYLVIIFCLIGILYKGFQARALLYLFYIILLIPGIYVSLYLLDISANIRKAVAFNLSGPVCLGVSAMFCYGVSITRKQLGQIINFGIYPLVSTLVFIIMYNPDVSLIATGTSSNFAASGGFGPNQVSTVLGLGAFFMSVKFFYYSKTPLERYLNLVLFLLFSFRAIVTFSRGGVLTAIIMILFFILYQYRKMDKKNKTKMLVSVFLFLGMAAATWVYSTIETNGFIEKRYANENARGIEKEDVTTGRGTLFAREVAEFLENPLFGVGVGRIKDIRFQKTGIHAASHNEMSRIISEHGLFGILAFSILLLAPLFFRFGDRSNVLFFSFYFFWLLTINHSAMRIAAPAFIYGLSLIHVTNDKPRLHRQQAEK from the coding sequence ATGCAAAATAATTATTTTAAAATATTAGGAATTCATGTTATCATAGGGATTGTAATCTATTATTCCCGTGCTATTGGTGATCTGTACTTTTTTAGTATGGTTGTATACTTATTTTACAGAATTACAAATGCGCCTCAGTCTTTAAAGCCTTACGAAGTGGTTATGGCCTGTACCTATGTGTTGGCTTCCGAAGTTATTTTACGTATGACCAACAGCAGCCTCTTTTATGAGGCTAGTAAGTATCTGGTGATTATATTTTGTTTGATAGGTATTTTATATAAAGGCTTTCAGGCGCGTGCTTTACTGTATTTGTTTTATATCATTTTGTTAATCCCCGGTATTTATGTGTCTTTATACCTTTTAGATATTAGTGCTAATATTAGAAAGGCGGTAGCTTTTAACTTGAGTGGTCCGGTATGTTTGGGTGTCTCTGCCATGTTTTGTTATGGGGTTTCTATAACGCGAAAGCAATTGGGACAGATTATAAATTTTGGTATTTATCCGTTGGTAAGTACGCTTGTTTTTATAATTATGTATAATCCTGATGTTTCTCTTATAGCCACCGGTACTAGCTCTAATTTTGCTGCCTCGGGAGGATTTGGGCCTAATCAAGTATCAACAGTCTTAGGTTTGGGTGCCTTTTTTATGTCTGTTAAATTCTTTTATTACAGTAAAACACCTCTTGAACGTTATTTAAATTTAGTGCTTTTTTTATTGTTTTCATTCAGAGCGATTGTAACTTTTAGTCGAGGTGGAGTTCTCACAGCAATCATTATGATTTTATTTTTTATTTTATATCAGTATCGTAAAATGGATAAAAAGAATAAAACCAAGATGCTGGTATCGGTGTTTTTGTTTTTGGGAATGGCTGCAGCAACCTGGGTGTATTCTACCATTGAAACAAATGGATTTATAGAAAAACGTTATGCTAATGAAAATGCCAGAGGTATCGAGAAAGAAGATGTTACTACAGGGCGTGGTACTTTATTTGCGAGGGAAGTTGCCGAGTTTTTAGAAAATCCGCTTTTTGGCGTTGGGGTGGGAAGAATTAAAGACATTCGTTTTCAAAAAACAGGTATTCATGCCGCTTCGCATAACGAAATGAGCCGTATTATTTCCGAACACGGTTTATTTGGTATTTTGGCTTTTTCTATTTTATTGCTGGCTCCACTTTTTTTTCGATTTGGAGACCGGAGTAATGTCTTGTTTTTTTCGTTTTATTTTTTTTGGCTGTTAACCATAAACCATTCGGCGATGCGAATCGCAGCACCAGCCTTTATTTACGGCTTAAGTTTAATACATGTAACCAATGACAAACCTCGTTTACATAGGCAACAAGCTGAAAAATAA
- a CDS encoding glycosyltransferase family 4 protein: MTNLVYIGNKLKNKGFTATTIDTLGPRLESLGYNICYASSKRNKVVRLFDMLFTLFKHRKTTDLVLIDTYSTLNFYFALACSQVCRLLQLKYIPILHGGNLPVRVKHHPRLSAAVFKSAYKIVSPSMYLASAFKTLGYEDITCIPNAITLKDYPFLERDCNSINMLWVRSFSEIYNPTLAIDILKALKDRGEQATLCMVGPEKDGTLKRCKEYADALGVDVVFTGGLSKKDWVALSKDYNVFINTTHFDNMPVSVVEAMALGIPVISTNVGGMPYLIHDDDNGILVADGDLNGFVKGIDTLKNNPDKTSQMIKNARSQAELFDWVHVKNLWKALIDS; this comes from the coding sequence ATGACAAACCTCGTTTACATAGGCAACAAGCTGAAAAATAAAGGGTTTACAGCGACCACTATTGATACCTTAGGACCCCGTTTGGAGTCTTTAGGTTACAACATTTGCTATGCTTCTAGTAAACGGAATAAAGTGGTGCGGCTTTTTGATATGTTGTTTACTCTTTTTAAACATCGAAAAACAACCGACTTGGTATTAATAGACACCTATAGCACCTTAAATTTTTACTTTGCGCTGGCTTGCTCGCAGGTATGCAGGCTCTTGCAATTAAAATATATACCCATACTGCATGGCGGTAACTTACCCGTTCGAGTAAAACACCATCCGAGGTTGAGTGCGGCTGTTTTTAAGTCTGCTTATAAAATCGTGTCGCCTTCCATGTATTTAGCTTCGGCATTTAAGACATTGGGATACGAGGATATCACATGTATTCCCAATGCCATCACATTAAAAGATTATCCGTTTTTAGAACGTGATTGTAACTCCATAAACATGTTGTGGGTGCGGTCTTTTTCTGAAATTTATAATCCTACATTAGCTATAGATATTTTGAAAGCTCTTAAAGACCGTGGCGAACAAGCAACACTTTGCATGGTAGGGCCAGAGAAGGATGGTACTTTAAAACGTTGTAAAGAGTATGCCGATGCTTTAGGAGTTGATGTCGTTTTTACGGGCGGTTTAAGTAAAAAGGACTGGGTAGCCTTGTCTAAAGATTATAACGTGTTTATTAATACCACCCATTTTGATAATATGCCCGTTAGTGTAGTAGAAGCTATGGCATTGGGTATACCTGTAATTTCGACCAACGTAGGAGGGATGCCGTATTTAATACATGATGATGATAACGGTATATTGGTTGCCGATGGCGATTTAAACGGATTTGTTAAAGGCATAGACACCTTAAAAAATAATCCTGATAAAACGAGCCAGATGATTAAAAATGCCAGAAGTCAAGCCGAGCTGTTTGATTGGGTACATGTTAAAAATTTATGGAAAGCCCTTATAGATTCTTAA
- a CDS encoding exopolysaccharide biosynthesis polyprenyl glycosylphosphotransferase, giving the protein MLTPILTPFLPDNRLQIFYFYFSLLFALFLWRIAYLTFIVSPRFYKKVLIIDETSNIEYILNAFKDADPNYKIVGFVNCERQASKQVVIKDLKSYEPSEIETLIKRAGITEIVVASYESESITPEIYRTLISLLEAGFSIKEYTQVYEDMTHRVPVQFVGKDFYKYFPFSRSNHNKLYLFFQRLADVVISLIGLFAALFIIVIVYLINFIGNRGPLFYKQERVGKNGKLFNIIKFRSMVVDAETTGAVWAQKNDSRITPFGKFLRHSRLDEIPQFINILRGDMSLIGPRPERPNFVNDLSKILPFYETRHIVKPGLTGWAQVKTRYGNSIDDSLLKLQYDLYYIKHRSFLLDLNILIKTLSTVIYYRGQ; this is encoded by the coding sequence GTGTTAACGCCCATACTAACACCCTTTTTACCGGATAACCGACTTCAAATTTTCTATTTTTATTTTTCCTTATTATTTGCGCTGTTTTTGTGGCGTATTGCCTATTTAACTTTTATTGTATCGCCCAGGTTTTATAAAAAAGTACTTATTATAGACGAAACTTCAAACATAGAATATATTTTAAATGCATTTAAAGATGCCGATCCCAATTACAAAATTGTTGGCTTTGTAAATTGTGAAAGGCAGGCATCCAAACAGGTTGTTATTAAAGATTTAAAATCGTACGAACCCAGTGAAATAGAAACGCTTATTAAGCGTGCAGGTATTACTGAAATTGTTGTAGCCAGTTACGAGTCTGAAAGCATTACCCCCGAGATTTATCGCACCTTAATTTCTCTTTTAGAAGCTGGTTTTTCTATAAAAGAATACACCCAGGTATATGAAGACATGACCCACAGAGTTCCTGTGCAATTTGTAGGTAAAGATTTTTACAAGTATTTCCCTTTTAGCAGAAGCAATCATAATAAACTGTATTTGTTTTTTCAGCGATTGGCCGATGTTGTTATTTCACTTATAGGATTATTTGCAGCCCTATTTATAATCGTGATTGTTTATTTGATCAATTTCATAGGAAATCGAGGACCTTTATTTTACAAGCAAGAGCGCGTTGGTAAAAACGGAAAACTATTTAATATCATTAAATTTCGTTCTATGGTTGTCGATGCCGAAACAACCGGTGCAGTGTGGGCACAAAAAAATGATTCTAGAATAACCCCTTTTGGAAAGTTTTTAAGACACTCCCGATTGGATGAGATTCCTCAATTTATAAATATTTTAAGAGGTGATATGAGTTTGATAGGCCCCAGACCCGAACGCCCTAATTTTGTAAACGACCTATCTAAAATACTTCCTTTTTATGAAACCCGACACATTGTAAAACCAGGTTTAACCGGATGGGCTCAGGTAAAAACACGATATGGTAATTCTATTGATGATAGTTTGCTTAAGTTGCAATACGACTTATATTATATAAAGCACCGTAGTTTTTTATTAGATTTAAACATTTTAATAAAAACTTTAAGTACGGTAATTTATTACAGAGGGCAGTAA
- a CDS encoding lipoprotein N-acyltransferase Lnb domain-containing protein, translated as MKKTVFLFVFLLIASWADAQINSLSEKAEISVLTIGPGNSLNDAFGHSAFRVKDYIKGTDLVFNYGVYDFNTPNFYTKFAQGKLNYLIGVNYYSDFYESYIAQNRSIQEQVLNLSSEEKQKLFNYLADNMKPENRAYLYDFFYDNCATKIKDITQQVLNNKVVFHTPSTLEPATFRTLIQENLNRNSWGSLGIDIALGSVIDRVATPKEFMFLPKNIHAFFNEATILPANKPLVSSDKTLFSKRPVVEPAGFITSPLVVFTLLAILIIWITYNDYKKASRSKWLDEILFAITGLIGIFILLLWFATDHKGTHQNYNLLWAFALNIFVINQLFKKHVSLWFIKYLKLLIILLCLLTLHWIVGVQVFAITLIPLLIALFLRYVFLVKHFSKA; from the coding sequence ATGAAAAAAACAGTCTTTCTATTCGTTTTTTTATTAATAGCCTCATGGGCAGATGCTCAAATAAACAGCCTTTCAGAAAAAGCCGAAATTAGCGTACTTACCATTGGTCCGGGTAACAGTTTAAATGATGCCTTTGGACACAGTGCCTTTAGGGTTAAAGATTATATAAAAGGTACCGACCTGGTTTTTAACTATGGAGTTTACGATTTTAACACGCCTAATTTTTATACCAAATTTGCTCAAGGAAAACTTAATTATTTAATTGGAGTGAATTATTACTCCGATTTTTACGAAAGCTACATAGCCCAAAACAGAAGCATTCAAGAACAGGTATTAAATTTATCTTCCGAAGAAAAACAAAAGCTTTTTAATTATTTAGCAGATAATATGAAGCCCGAAAACAGGGCGTATTTATATGATTTCTTCTACGATAATTGTGCTACCAAAATAAAAGATATTACTCAGCAGGTTTTAAATAACAAGGTCGTATTCCATACGCCTAGCACCCTAGAACCAGCAACTTTTAGAACACTCATACAAGAAAACCTAAACAGAAACTCATGGGGTAGTTTGGGAATCGATATAGCTTTAGGTTCTGTAATCGATAGGGTTGCAACACCCAAAGAATTTATGTTTTTACCAAAAAACATTCATGCTTTTTTTAACGAAGCCACCATACTTCCTGCTAACAAACCCTTAGTAAGCTCAGATAAAACACTATTTTCTAAAAGACCAGTTGTAGAACCCGCTGGTTTTATAACAAGCCCGCTGGTTGTATTTACATTACTGGCCATACTTATAATTTGGATAACGTACAACGACTATAAAAAAGCTAGTCGCAGCAAATGGCTCGATGAGATATTGTTTGCTATTACAGGGCTTATTGGGATTTTTATTCTGTTACTTTGGTTTGCAACAGACCACAAAGGCACCCACCAGAATTACAATTTGCTTTGGGCCTTTGCTTTAAACATATTCGTGATCAACCAACTTTTTAAAAAGCATGTAAGCCTGTGGTTTATTAAATACCTTAAATTGCTCATTATCTTATTATGTTTGCTAACATTGCACTGGATTGTTGGTGTGCAGGTATTTGCCATCACCCTCATTCCCTTGCTAATCGCTTTATTTTTAAGATATGTGTTTTTAGTGAAGCATTTTAGCAAGGCCTAA
- a CDS encoding putative type IX sorting system protein PorV2 gives MMVFGQTARKYSNEFMNIGVDAAALGMSNAVTAQTGDVNSGYWNPAGLLKLEDNQLAFMHSSYFANIANYDYAAYAMPLDDRSAVAVSLIRFGVDDILNTTQLIDAQGNINYDRISLFSTADYGLTFSYARALPVRGLNYGINAKVIRRIIGDFASSWGFGFDAGIQFETENNWKIGVMARDITTTFNAWAINEEAFATIRDAVAGQNQELPETTEITIPKLQIGVSKLFNFNYDYTLLAAANLNVRFQENNDIISSSFASINPALGFEFGYIDMVYLRAGVGNFQNELQIDNTERLSFQPSLGLGFKYNGIQIDYAFTDIGDQSVALYSNVFSLKLDFSFFR, from the coding sequence ATGATGGTATTCGGGCAAACGGCTAGGAAATATTCTAATGAATTTATGAATATTGGTGTGGATGCTGCTGCTTTGGGTATGAGTAATGCCGTAACGGCTCAAACCGGCGATGTGAACTCGGGCTACTGGAATCCTGCGGGTTTACTTAAACTCGAAGATAACCAACTCGCCTTTATGCATTCGAGCTATTTTGCTAATATTGCTAATTACGATTATGCGGCTTATGCCATGCCTCTGGACGACAGAAGTGCCGTAGCCGTTTCTTTAATTAGATTTGGGGTTGATGATATCTTAAACACAACCCAACTTATTGATGCGCAAGGAAATATTAACTACGACCGTATTAGTTTATTCTCTACAGCCGATTACGGACTCACCTTTTCGTACGCGAGGGCCTTACCAGTTCGAGGCCTGAATTATGGTATAAATGCCAAGGTGATTCGCCGAATTATTGGCGATTTTGCATCGTCTTGGGGCTTCGGATTTGATGCTGGTATTCAATTTGAAACCGAAAACAACTGGAAAATTGGGGTAATGGCACGCGATATTACCACCACGTTTAATGCCTGGGCAATAAATGAAGAAGCATTTGCGACCATTCGAGATGCCGTTGCCGGCCAAAACCAAGAATTACCCGAAACTACCGAAATTACCATTCCTAAACTTCAAATAGGCGTTTCTAAATTATTTAACTTTAATTACGATTATACCTTACTGGCCGCTGCAAATTTAAATGTGCGTTTTCAAGAAAATAACGATATCATTTCTTCATCATTTGCTAGTATTAATCCGGCGCTAGGGTTCGAGTTTGGATACATCGATATGGTGTATTTACGTGCTGGTGTGGGGAACTTTCAAAACGAACTTCAAATAGATAATACCGAAAGATTAAGCTTTCAGCCTAGTTTAGGCCTCGGTTTTAAATACAACGGCATTCAAATAGATTATGCCTTCACAGACATTGGAGACCAAAGTGTCGCCTTATATTCTAATGTATTTTCGTTGAAACTGGATTTTAGCTTCTTCAGATAA